From a single Sulfolobus sp. E5-1-F genomic region:
- the twy1 gene encoding 4-demethylwyosine synthase TYW1: MYNMQSNLRIDTISEIFKELQKEKYHLIGTHSAYKKCHWTHSALVANRSCYKGKFYGIESHRCVQMTPTAAWCWFRCVHCWRLEPEDVGLEWDDTKMPAYDDPEYIVERSIEEHKKAVSGYLGRNDVNIQKVKDAMRPAHVAISLTGEPTLYEKLGDLIKEYHKRGMTTFLVTSGVRPDILASLEEEPTQLFVSLQAPNEMKHKMINRPVVANSWQLVMKTLEILPSFSSPTVIRFTMIKGYNMSEQDAREFAKLMEIAMPTYIEIKAYMHVGPSTYRLSRDAMPKHKEIREFAKILAQYTGYNILSEHVPSRIVLLSKLDKPIKIGNAWNEKWDWSTIDMEDDMSGEYKEAEQGCTEGST, encoded by the coding sequence ATGTACAATATGCAAAGTAATTTAAGAATCGATACAATAAGTGAGATATTTAAGGAGTTACAGAAAGAGAAGTACCACCTCATTGGCACTCATAGTGCATATAAGAAGTGTCATTGGACTCATTCTGCTCTTGTAGCTAATAGATCTTGCTATAAGGGCAAATTCTATGGAATTGAGAGCCATAGATGCGTACAAATGACTCCAACTGCAGCGTGGTGCTGGTTTAGATGTGTACATTGTTGGAGATTAGAACCAGAGGATGTTGGGCTAGAGTGGGACGATACGAAAATGCCTGCATACGACGATCCGGAATATATTGTAGAGAGGAGTATAGAAGAACATAAGAAAGCCGTTTCTGGATATCTAGGAAGAAATGATGTTAACATTCAAAAAGTAAAAGATGCGATGAGACCAGCGCATGTCGCAATAAGTTTGACAGGAGAACCTACACTTTATGAGAAACTTGGTGATCTTATAAAGGAGTATCATAAAAGAGGTATGACAACCTTTCTTGTAACTAGTGGTGTAAGACCAGATATATTAGCAAGTTTAGAAGAAGAACCTACTCAGTTATTTGTATCTCTACAGGCTCCGAATGAGATGAAACATAAAATGATTAATAGACCAGTAGTTGCTAACTCTTGGCAACTAGTTATGAAGACTTTAGAGATCTTACCAAGTTTTAGTTCACCAACTGTAATAAGATTTACAATGATAAAGGGATACAATATGAGTGAGCAAGATGCAAGAGAATTTGCGAAGTTAATGGAAATTGCAATGCCTACATATATAGAGATTAAGGCTTACATGCACGTTGGACCATCAACCTATAGGTTAAGTAGAGATGCTATGCCAAAACATAAGGAGATAAGAGAATTTGCGAAAATCCTAGCACAATATACTGGGTATAATATCTTATCAGAGCATGTACCCAGTAGGATAGTTCTCCTAAGTAAATTGGATAAGCCGATTAAGATTGGTAATGCGTGGAATGAAAAATGGGATTGGTCTACTATTGATATGGAAGATGATATGAGTGGAGAATATAAGGAAGCAGAACAAGGTTGTACAGAGGGATCAACTTGA
- a CDS encoding DUF120 domain-containing protein codes for MAYSKDKSYVTQSELAKLLNFSQQSISRKLKELEDDKLIVRIISKEGEIIRLTEEGERFLRSCLSNLKDAILSLHSLEIKGNIVSGLGEGKIFLSMEYYKTQINKIMGFDPYPGTLNIVIYDKLSLENRLLLDSSPSLIIPEYKQKDRVLGAVKLYPASINKLTPAAVVIPLRTTHPKSVIEIISPFHLREKLNLKDGDEVTIEVYV; via the coding sequence ATAGCCTACTCAAAGGACAAGTCGTACGTAACACAATCAGAGCTAGCTAAATTACTTAATTTCTCACAGCAATCAATATCTCGTAAATTAAAGGAATTGGAAGATGATAAACTGATAGTAAGAATAATATCTAAAGAAGGAGAGATCATAAGATTAACAGAAGAGGGAGAAAGATTTTTGCGTTCATGTTTAAGTAACTTAAAAGATGCCATATTGTCGCTTCATAGTCTCGAAATAAAAGGAAATATTGTATCTGGACTTGGAGAAGGAAAAATATTTCTATCAATGGAGTACTACAAAACTCAAATAAACAAAATAATGGGATTTGATCCTTATCCAGGCACGCTAAATATTGTAATATACGACAAACTGTCTCTAGAGAATAGATTACTCTTAGATTCATCACCTTCTTTAATTATTCCAGAATACAAGCAGAAGGATAGAGTATTAGGCGCAGTTAAATTATATCCTGCATCAATTAATAAATTAACACCAGCTGCAGTAGTCATTCCCTTAAGAACCACACATCCAAAGAGTGTAATAGAAATAATTTCCCCATTTCATCTCAGGGAAAAATTGAATTTGAAGGATGGCGATGAGGTAACAATAGAGGTTTATGTTTAA
- a CDS encoding DUF357 domain-containing protein, which yields MDIDELRKRIEKYIKGMDERLKDINSANNKVVELARLYTEDSKYYLEKGDYVTALVDIVYAEGLLDAKEIYENKDPKSNVSKKVFVAGTFDILHPGHIEFLKEASKYGRVYVTVARDSNSERIKGRKPINDEQTRLEIIKSIRYVFDAILGDQEDFLKSVERVNPDIIFLGPDQKVDETKLLEELKKRGLSPQIIRLKERIRKWPHSSTTDIINEIKKRYCNLQQC from the coding sequence ATGGATATTGATGAGTTAAGGAAAAGAATAGAAAAGTATATTAAAGGAATGGATGAACGATTAAAGGATATTAACAGTGCCAATAATAAAGTGGTAGAATTAGCTAGATTGTATACTGAGGATTCTAAATATTATTTAGAGAAAGGTGATTATGTAACTGCATTAGTTGATATTGTTTACGCTGAGGGTTTGTTAGACGCAAAGGAGATTTATGAGAATAAAGATCCCAAATCTAATGTATCGAAAAAAGTATTTGTAGCAGGTACTTTTGACATATTGCATCCTGGACATATAGAATTCTTGAAGGAGGCATCGAAATACGGAAGAGTTTACGTGACTGTGGCTAGGGATTCTAATTCAGAAAGAATCAAAGGTAGAAAGCCCATTAACGATGAGCAAACTAGGTTAGAAATTATTAAGAGTATAAGATACGTTTTTGATGCAATATTAGGTGATCAGGAAGATTTTCTAAAAAGTGTGGAAAGAGTAAATCCCGATATAATTTTCCTAGGACCAGATCAGAAAGTTGATGAAACTAAGCTCCTTGAGGAATTAAAAAAACGAGGCTTAAGTCCTCAAATAATTAGATTAAAAGAGAGAATAAGGAAATGGCCCCATTCAAGTACAACAGATATAATAAATGAAATTAAAAAGAGGTATTGTAATTTACAACAATGTTAA